From Woronichinia naegeliana WA131, the proteins below share one genomic window:
- a CDS encoding Uma2 family endonuclease has protein sequence MVQAPAKLTWTIYDVEVLPENPAIQYELIAGDLLVTRTPHYRHQHICSRVAAALEMWSEKTGLGLTIINPGLIYSDIDSVIPDVVWVSHGRLAQIEDQSGHLTGSPELVIEVLSSGKDNERRDKETKLKLYSIQGVQEYWIIDRFKKQMEIYRREQNQLTLTATLMDQDEIYSTLLPEFTCRVSFLLGDKTGRF, from the coding sequence TATGATGTAGAGGTTTTACCTGAGAACCCTGCTATTCAGTATGAGCTTATTGCAGGAGATTTATTAGTGACCCGTACTCCCCATTATCGTCATCAACATATTTGCTCACGGGTAGCGGCTGCCCTAGAGATGTGGTCAGAAAAAACGGGGTTGGGTTTAACCATTATTAATCCAGGTTTAATTTATTCAGATATTGATAGTGTGATTCCCGATGTGGTTTGGGTGAGTCATGGTCGTTTGGCCCAAATTGAAGATCAGTCAGGCCATTTAACAGGTTCTCCCGAATTAGTGATTGAAGTATTATCTTCAGGTAAGGATAATGAAAGACGGGACAAAGAAACTAAGTTAAAATTGTATTCGATTCAAGGAGTCCAGGAATATTGGATTATTGATCGCTTTAAAAAACAAATGGAGATTTATCGTCGAGAACAAAATCAACTCACTTTAACAGCAACATTAATGGATCAAGATGAGATTTATTCGACCTTGTTACCTGAATTTACTTGTCGGGTGAGTTTCCTGTTAGGAGATAAAACTGGGAGATTTTAG